One segment of Pantoea sp. Lij88 DNA contains the following:
- the mnmE gene encoding tRNA uridine-5-carboxymethylaminomethyl(34) synthesis GTPase MnmE produces MSHSDTIVAQATPPGRGGVGILRVSGAKAAEVARQLLGKLPKPRYADYLPFTDSDGSLLDQGIALWFPGPNSFTGEDVLELQGHGGPVILDLLLKRIVALPGVRIAQPGEFSERAFLNDKLDLAQAEAIADLIDASSAQAARSAVNSLQGVFSTRINHLVEALTHLRIYVEAAIDFPDEEIDFLSDGKIEAQLNTVIGDLDAVRAEARQGSLLREGMKVVIAGRPNAGKSSLLNALAGRDAAIVTDIAGTTRDVLREHIHIDGMPLHIIDTAGLREASDEVERIGIERAWQEIEQADRVLFMVDGTTTDATEAAAIWPDFVSRLPPELPITVVRNKADVTGESPGLTEVNGHSLIRLSARTSEGVDELRDHLKQSMGFAGNMEGGFLARRRHLQALELAATHLEQGKAQLLGARAGELLAEELRVAQQALSEITGEFTSDDLLGRIFSSFCIGK; encoded by the coding sequence ATGAGCCACAGCGATACCATTGTTGCCCAGGCGACACCGCCCGGACGCGGCGGCGTAGGCATTCTGCGCGTCTCTGGCGCGAAGGCGGCAGAGGTTGCCCGCCAGCTGCTGGGTAAACTGCCTAAGCCGCGTTATGCCGATTATCTGCCGTTTACCGATAGCGACGGCAGCTTGCTGGATCAGGGCATTGCGCTGTGGTTTCCTGGCCCGAACTCCTTTACCGGCGAAGATGTGCTGGAGCTGCAGGGCCATGGCGGCCCGGTGATCCTCGATCTGCTGCTGAAGCGTATCGTGGCGCTGCCAGGCGTGCGTATCGCTCAGCCGGGTGAGTTTTCTGAGCGTGCGTTTCTGAATGACAAGCTGGATCTGGCGCAGGCCGAGGCGATTGCCGACCTGATTGATGCCAGCTCGGCGCAGGCGGCACGTTCGGCGGTTAACTCGCTGCAGGGCGTCTTCTCAACCCGCATCAATCATCTTGTGGAAGCACTCACTCACCTGCGGATCTATGTCGAAGCCGCTATCGACTTCCCGGATGAGGAGATCGATTTCCTCTCTGACGGCAAAATCGAAGCGCAGCTGAATACGGTGATCGGTGACCTGGATGCGGTCCGTGCCGAAGCGCGTCAGGGCAGCCTGCTGCGTGAAGGGATGAAAGTGGTGATTGCGGGCCGGCCTAATGCGGGCAAATCGAGCCTGCTGAATGCGCTGGCGGGCCGTGATGCCGCCATCGTCACAGACATTGCGGGCACCACCCGTGACGTCCTGCGTGAGCATATCCATATTGATGGCATGCCGCTGCATATTATCGACACCGCCGGTCTGCGTGAGGCCAGTGACGAAGTCGAACGTATCGGGATTGAGCGCGCCTGGCAGGAAATCGAACAGGCCGATCGCGTGCTGTTTATGGTGGATGGCACCACCACCGATGCCACCGAAGCGGCGGCGATCTGGCCCGATTTCGTCTCTCGTCTGCCGCCGGAACTGCCGATTACCGTGGTCCGTAACAAGGCGGATGTCACCGGTGAGTCTCCAGGCCTGACAGAAGTAAATGGTCACTCACTGATTCGCCTGTCGGCACGCACCAGCGAAGGCGTCGATGAGCTGCGGGATCACCTGAAGCAGAGCATGGGCTTCGCGGGCAACATGGAAGGTGGCTTCCTGGCGCGTCGTCGTCATCTGCAGGCGCTGGAGCTGGCGGCAACGCACCTGGAGCAGGGCAAAGCCCAGCTGCTCGGTGCCCGGGCGGGTGAGTTACTGGCAGAAGAGCTGCGTGTCGCTCAGCAGGCGTTAAGCGAGATTACCGGTGAGTTCACCTCTGACGATCTGCTGGGTCGTATCTTCTCCAGCTTCTGTATCGGCAAATAG
- a CDS encoding malonic semialdehyde reductase, which produces MSTPLDTAALDTLFNDARTHSYWQAKPVDNALLEQLYALTALGPTSANCSPARFVFVTSAEGKEKLKPALSSGNLDKTMSAPVTVIVAWDREFYEQLPALFPHADARSWFTGSPEAAKETAFRNSSLQAGYLILAARSLGLDAGPMSGFDPAKVNDAFFPDGQYQVNLLINLGYGDASKLHPRLPRLSFEQASRFA; this is translated from the coding sequence ATGAGTACACCGCTCGACACTGCCGCACTGGACACGCTGTTTAATGATGCCCGCACCCACAGTTACTGGCAGGCTAAGCCCGTCGATAACGCCCTGCTGGAACAGCTCTATGCCTTAACGGCACTGGGCCCGACCTCGGCGAACTGCTCACCTGCACGTTTTGTTTTCGTCACGTCTGCAGAAGGTAAAGAGAAGCTGAAACCGGCACTCTCTTCCGGCAATCTGGACAAAACCATGAGCGCGCCGGTCACGGTGATTGTGGCCTGGGACCGCGAGTTCTATGAGCAGCTGCCCGCGCTGTTCCCGCATGCGGATGCGCGCAGCTGGTTTACCGGCAGCCCGGAAGCAGCGAAAGAGACGGCATTCCGCAACAGCAGCCTGCAGGCGGGTTACCTGATTCTGGCGGCCCGTTCGCTGGGTCTGGATGCCGGTCCGATGTCCGGTTTTGATCCGGCCAAAGTGAACGACGCCTTTTTCCCCGACGGTCAGTATCAGGTTAACCTGCTGATCAACCTCGGCTATGGTGACGCATCAAAACTGCATCCGCGCCTGCCGCGCCTGAGCTTTGAGCAGGCGAGCCGCTTCGCCTGA
- a CDS encoding helix-turn-helix domain-containing protein: protein MSSINRFKEHRLARAWSQEQLAEMAGLSTRTVQRIENGERPGLETLSALAAVFEVNVADLTGPQNGEDQALDQRITDARSRIAGEARFYRSLITAVVVCGLLFVLNHMTAPDDHWSLWVAAIWGALLIVRAMRTFVFHGLTQRWQQKRLQKMLRR from the coding sequence ATGAGCAGCATCAACAGATTTAAAGAACATCGCCTGGCACGGGCGTGGTCACAGGAACAGCTGGCAGAAATGGCGGGACTGAGCACCCGCACCGTACAGCGTATTGAAAATGGTGAGCGGCCGGGACTGGAAACCCTGAGTGCGCTGGCTGCCGTCTTTGAGGTGAACGTGGCCGATCTGACCGGTCCGCAGAACGGAGAGGATCAGGCGCTGGATCAGCGGATTACTGATGCGCGCAGCAGGATCGCCGGTGAAGCACGCTTTTACCGTTCACTGATTACTGCGGTGGTGGTTTGCGGACTGCTGTTTGTCCTGAATCATATGACGGCGCCGGATGATCACTGGTCGCTCTGGGTTGCGGCCATCTGGGGTGCGCTGCTGATTGTCCGGGCGATGCGGACCTTTGTTTTTCATGGGCTGACGCAGCGCTGGCAGCAAAAGCGCCTGCAGAAAATGCTGCGCCGTTAA
- a CDS encoding 4'-phosphopantetheinyl transferase superfamily protein, with product MAGHFVRWTGDPGFPAKDMCIPQAITDTAQQFADKRRGRFLAARTLLAQLMLRVYGIHELPHLIIQSNGRPVFADSELPDFSIAYAGNTVGVLLAEEGGRAGLDMEIVHARSRQTQEQLIQGLTSGEIAWINAQQDAMEAVTQIWTLRQSILKLTGEGDRGLDSLRLLPGAGRLRSSLYPDIQVVCDAEPVLVWSCALSSATQRLHLWEMDSDFQWRALREIEMGKPNIGPHALRLTSLPSERSLHPEM from the coding sequence ATGGCTGGTCATTTTGTACGCTGGACGGGCGATCCCGGCTTCCCGGCAAAAGATATGTGCATTCCCCAGGCTATTACCGACACGGCACAGCAGTTTGCTGACAAACGCCGTGGGCGTTTCCTTGCCGCGCGTACGCTGCTGGCACAGCTGATGCTGCGGGTTTATGGCATTCATGAGCTGCCGCACCTGATTATTCAGAGTAACGGACGCCCGGTGTTTGCTGACAGCGAACTGCCCGATTTCAGCATCGCCTATGCGGGCAATACGGTGGGCGTGCTGCTGGCCGAAGAGGGTGGACGTGCCGGTCTGGATATGGAGATTGTGCATGCCAGGAGCCGTCAGACTCAGGAGCAGCTGATTCAGGGATTAACCTCGGGCGAGATCGCCTGGATCAATGCCCAGCAGGATGCCATGGAAGCGGTGACGCAGATCTGGACGTTGCGTCAGAGCATTCTCAAGCTGACGGGAGAGGGCGATCGGGGACTGGATTCGCTGCGCCTGTTGCCGGGTGCGGGTCGGCTGCGATCGTCACTTTATCCCGACATTCAGGTGGTGTGTGATGCGGAGCCTGTGCTGGTCTGGTCGTGCGCGCTGTCGTCTGCGACTCAGCGTCTGCACCTGTGGGAGATGGATAGCGACTTTCAGTGGCGCGCATTACGCGAAATCGAGATGGGTAAGCCCAACATCGGGCCTCATGCCCTGCGGCTGACCAGCCTGCCCAGCGAGCGCAGCCTGCATCCTGAAATGTAA